Proteins co-encoded in one Apis mellifera strain DH4 linkage group LG15, Amel_HAv3.1, whole genome shotgun sequence genomic window:
- the LOC413973 gene encoding probable tubulin polyglutamylase TTLL9, protein MNKLHFLILIRRQVLPRESSKPLFKVTDPIDQNWHLWWCEINDVRQALDMKLATHQKIPHFRNHYELTRKNYLYRNMKRYKKLLIKSKKIDEAQMCDSMPLTFELPNDYRLFTEEYHKQPGSTWIVKPAGRSQGRGIFLFRKLKDLSEWRSKEFGGSQIELSPIETFIVQKYVENPYLLAGRKFDLRIYTLVTSFHPLKAWLAREGFARLSSELFDLDNIDDSRVHLTNMAIQLKIHGDEKKNHSKKGYKWALIKVREYLTARHGPKQVEILFQRIAGVIMASLLSVQSVIMQGRNSFELYGYDILLDENLKPWLLEVNASPALTGTDSEDYRLKFDLLDDTLNILDFEGRFCGRETRIGGFDLLWNDGPVWTICPNSSVCGEPLGDLKKLNIFLGARNDRIEQLNQLRDYLEEKWNKKQDRGIRG, encoded by the exons atgaataaattacatttcctGATACTAATACGTCGACAAGTTCTCCCACGCGAATCCTCAAAACCTCTTTTCAAGGTAACAGACCCCATCGACCAGAACTGGCATCTCTGGTGGTGTGAGATCAATGATGTTCGCCAAGCTTTGGACATGAAGTTGGCTACCCATCAAAAGATACCTCATTTCCGCAATCATTATGAATTGACGCGGAAGAATTATCTCTACAGAAACATGAAGAGATACAAGAAACtgttaataaaatcgaagaagaTCGACGAGGCTCAAATGTGCGACAGTATGCCATTGACTTTTGAATTGCCGAACGATTATAGACTATTCACGGAAGAATATCATAAGCAACCTGGTTCTACATGGATCGTGAAACCTGCAGGAAGATCACAGGGCAgag GTATCTTCCTATTCAGGAAGCTAAAGGATTTATCCGAATGGCGCAGCAAGGAATTCGGTGGTTCGCAGATCGAATTATCCCCAATTGAGACTTTCATCGTGCAAAAATACGTGGAGAATCCTTACCTCCTGGCAG gAAGGAAATTCGATCTACGTATTTACACTCTGGTGACCTCGTTTCATCCCTTGAAAGCATGGCTGGCCAGAGAGGGTTTCGCACGATTATCGAGCGAATTATTCGACCTCGATAATATCGACGATAGCAGAGTGCATTTGACCAATATGGCTATACAACTCAAGATCCATGGtgatgaaaagaagaatcatTCAAAGAAAGGGTATAAGTGGGCGCTGATCAAGGTCAGAGAATATTTGACTGCGAGACACGGGCCAAAGCaggtggaaattttatttcaacgaaTCGCTG GAGTAATAATGGCCAGCTTGCTCTCCGTGCAGTCAGTGATCATGCAAGGCAGAAACTCGTTCGAGTTATACGGCTACGATATACTGCTCGATGAGAATCTGAAGCCTTGGTTGCTCGAAGTGAACGCCTCGCCAGCTTTGACCGGCACCGACAGCGAAGATTATCGGCTCAAGTTCGATCTCCTCGACGATACGTTGAACATTCTCGACTTTGAGGGACGTTTCTGCGGCAGGGAAACAAGGATCGGTGGATTCGATCTATTGTGGAACGATGGCCCAGTATGGACCATTTGTCCAAATTCGTCTGTTTGCGGCGAACCGCTTGGAGATTTGAAAAAACTTAACATTTTCCTCGGAGCACGAAACGATAGGATTGAACAACTGAATCAACTGAGGGATTATTTGgaggaaaaatggaataagaaACAAGATCGAGGAATACGgggatga